In Segatella copri, the DNA window AATATATACTATATTGTTTCGGGCTGCAAAGTTACAAATAATTTTTGAGATAAAATAATTTTTTATGTAAAAATCACTAAAATCACTCATTATTAATTGATTATTCTTTCTTTAACTCAATTCTGAAGGTGGTTCCATGCCCAATTTCTGTACTTTTCACCCATATTTTACCATGATGGTATTCTTCTACGATTCGTTTAGCTAGTGATAAACCTAAGCCCCAGCCTCGCTTTTTGGTAGTAAAACCGGGACGGAATACATTCTTCAAATCCTTTTTTCTTATACCATTTCCTGTATCTGAAACTTCTATAATAGCTTTATCATCTATTTCTTCCACATGGAGCGTAATCTGTCCACCATTTGCTCCCATAGCATCAACAGCATTCTTCGAAAGATTTTCTATCACCCATTCAAAGAGAGAAGCATTCATCTTAACAATAACATCCTGTTCAGGAATTTCCTTCACCATTTTGACATTCTTCGATGTTCGACGATCCATGTAGTCTATAACATGATTCATCACTTCGTTCAAACTGGCAGGAACAGGTTCTGGCAGGGCACCAATCTTTGAGAAACGGTCTGCTATCAGTTGCAAACGCTGGATATCCTTGTTCATTTCAGGAATGAGTTCGTCGTCCGGATAATTCATCTTCAGAATTTCAATCCAAGCCATCAGACTGGAAATTGGAGTACCCAACTGATGAGCAGTTTCTTTAGACAACCCCACCCACACCTTATTCTGTTCCGCTCTTTTGGAAGTAAGCAAAGCAAAGATGGCAATAACCACAAAGAGCATGACTACCCCCAACTGAATATAAGGATAAGCTGACAGACGTCGTATCATGAGGGATTCATCATAGCAAACCTGAATATAGTCATGCGTTGAATCATCTAGTTCAATTTTAATATTCTTGCCTTGTTTCAAGAGCCGCTGACCGATGGCAGAAGCATAAGCAAGGGAATCAGCATAAACTTTCCCTTCCACATCAACATTACGAAAAGTCTGAGCATGGTTTTCAGAATCCATTACGATAACCGGAATGGAATTATTTTCATTGATAACCTTCAATACCAAGTTCAAGTCAGTATTCTCATCGGCATTATTGAGCGTACGCATAGCTTCAGCCCAAACCGCCATACGGTTGCGTTCCTCTTCTGCTAGATCACGAACAAGAAAATGAGACACAACAAGAGAGGCGACAGCAATAAACACTGCCGCTATCACCAAAAAAATCTTCACCTGTCTTATTCTATCGGTCCAAATCATGCTGCAAAGATAATAAAAATCCGTGTAATCAACGTCATCTGCTGATAAAAAACATCTTGAGCAGATAAAAAAATAAAAAAAAGCCCCGACTACTTTCGTAATCGAGGCTTCTGAAATTGAAAGGAGGCGGCTACCTACTCTCCCGCATTGCATTGCAGTACCATCGGCGCAAGTGAGCTTAACTTCTCTGTTCGGAATGGGAAGAGGTGGGACCTCACCGCAATAACCACCTGATAATGGGTTATGACGTATTTGCACACAAGCAAACGTATAAGTAATGTTGAATGTTGATTGTTGAATTACAACTTTCAGCACCATTCAGACTGTACATACAGTTGAAACTATGAACTTTCCTAAAGAAAGTGTTCGGGCAATTAGTAATGCTCGGCTTTGACATCGCTGTCTTTACACCTGCATCCTATCAACGTCATCGTCTTTGACGACCCTCAATGGAGTTCTCATCTTGCGGCTGGCTTCGCACTTAGATGCTTTCAGCGCTTATCCAATCCAGACTCAGATACCCAGCGGTGCGCCTGGCGGCACAACTGGTAAACCGGAGGTCTGTCCATCACGGTCCTCTCGTACTAGTGACGGCACCACTCAAAACTCCCACGCCCACGATAGATAGAGACCGAACTGTCTCACGACGTTCTGAACCCAGCTCGCGTGCCACTTTAATGGGCGAACAGCCCAACCCTTGGGACCTTCTCCAGCCCCAGGATGTGACGAGCCGACATCGAGGTGCCAAACCACCCCGTCGATATGAGCTCTTGGGGGGGATCAGCCTGTTATCCCCGGAGTACCTTTTATCCTTTGAGCGACGGAGTTTCCATACACATCCGCCGGATCACTATGCCCCAGTTTCCTGCCTGCTCGGCATGTCTGCCTCCCAGTCAAGCGCCCTTATGCCATTGCACTCTTTGAGGTCGGTTACCAATCGACCCGAGGGCACCTTTGGAAGCCTCCGTTACGCTTTTGGAGGCGACCACCCCAGTCAAACTACCCACCAAGCAGTGTCCTCGCACTAGCGAGTTAGACCTCAGACAGCCAAAGGGCCGTATTTCAAGGATGGCTCCACGAAAGCTGGCGCTCCCGCTTCAAAGCCTCCGGCCTATCCTACACATCGGATGACCAAGGTCAATGCTAAGCTGTAGTAAAGGTTCACGGGGTCTTTTCGTCCCATCGCGGGTAATCGGCATCTTCACCGATACTACAATTTCACTGAGCTCATGGTTGAGACAGCGTCCGGATCATTACACCATTCGTGCAGGTCGGAACTTACCCGACAAGGAATTTCGCTACCTTAGGACCGTTATAGTTACGGCCGCCGTTTACCGGGGCTTCAATTCAATGCTTCCTCTTGCGAGTGACATCTCCTCTTAACCTTCCGGCACCGGGCAGGTGTCAGGCTGTATACGTCATCTTTCGAGTTTGCACAGCCCTGTGTTTTTGTTAAACAGTTGCCTGGACCTATTCTCTGCGCCTCGCTCATCACGAGGACCCTTTATCCCGAAGTTACAGGGTCAATTTGCCTAGTTCCTTAACCATGAATCTCTCAACGCCTTAGTATGTTCTACCCGACCACGTGTGTCCGTTTGCGGTACGGGTGCCGCATGGGTTAAGCTTAGCGGATTTTCTCGGGAGTATGATTACCCACACTATTGGATTCTTCCGAAGAAGACTCCATACTGTCAAGTTCAGCTCGGATGGTGGATTTGCCTGCCATCCTCAACGCCTACACTCTTCAACGGGGACTTCCGTCGCCCCGCGGTGGTTTCACTGCTCCGTCTCCACGTCGCCCCATGCGGCAGTGACGGAATATTAACCGTCTCTGCCATCGCCATCGCCGTTCGGCTTAGACTTAGGACCCGACTGACCCCGGGCTGATTGGCATTGCCCGGGAAACCTTGGTCTTACAGCGGGAGGGAATCTAACCCTCCTTATCGTTACTTATTCCTACATTTGCTTTACTCACCGCTCCAGGATAACTTACGTACACCATTCGACGCTGTGAGTATGCTCCCCTACCGATACTTTTACAATTGCTATCCCGCGCCTTCGGTGTCTGCCTTATACCCGATTATTATCCATGCCCGGACCCTCGACTAGTGAGCTGTTACGCACTCTTTGAATGAATGGCTGCTTCCAAGCCAACATCCTAGCTGTCATAGGGACCAGACTTCGTTAGACTAACTCAGGCAGAACTCCGGGACCTTAGACGGCGGTCTGGATTCTTCTCCTCTCGGGGACGGACCTTAGCACCCGCCCCCTTACTGCCGGACTGCAGACCGTGAGCATTCGGAGTTCGTCAGGACTCGATAGGCGGTGAAGCCCTCTTGTCCTATCGGTCGCTCTACCTCTCACGGTGACCATCCGACGCGGCACCTAAATGCCTTTCGGGGAGTACGAGCTATCTCCAAGTTTGATTGGCCTTTCACTCCTACACTCGGCTCATCCAGAAGCTTTTCAACGCTTATTGGTGCGGACCTCCATCCCGTGTTACCGGGACTTCATCCTGGCCAAGTGTAGATCACTTGGTTTCGCGTCTACCCCCACTGACTGTGCGCCCTGTTCAGGCTCGCTTTCACTGCGGCTACGTGTCTCATGACACTCAACCTCGCCAGTGACGGTAACTCGTAGGATCATTATGCAAAAGGCACGCCGTCACATCTTACGATGCTCCGACCGCTTGTAGGCGTATGGTTTCAGGAACTATTTCACTCCCCTGCTCGGGGTTCTTTTCACCTTTCCTTCACAGTACTCGTTCGCTATCGGTCTCACGGGAGTATTTAGCCTTACCGGATGGTCCCGGCAGATTCGCGCAGGATTCCTCGTGTCCCGCGTTACTCAGGATACCGCTATGCCTGATCTGGCTTCGTGTACAGGATTATCACCTTCTGTGATGTAACTTTCCAGATACTTCCACTCACCATTTCAGTACAATGTCGCGGTCCTACAACCCCGCTGGCGCCTTGCGACGTCAACGGTTTGGGCTGTTCCCCGTTCGCTCGCCACTACTGGGGGAATCATTCATTTATTTTCTCTTCCTGCAGGTACTAAGATGTTTCAGTTCCCTGCGTTAGCTCTCAATCTTGAAGATTGAGTAACCGTCCTTCAGACGGCTAGGTTGTCCCATTCGGAAATCTTCGGATCAAGGGTTATTTGCACCTACCCGAAGCTTATCGCAGCTTATCACGTCCTTCATCGCCTCCGTGAGCCTAGGCATCCGCCATACGCCCTTTCTTACTTTCTTTACGACTGTATTTGCTATCAGTTGAACTGACAGCGAATAAGTAGCTCATACTTTCAGCTGTATTCTAACTTGTGAAATCTCATCTTGCGATTTGATTCACTTTAGTCTGAACTAAAGTTCATTACTTACAGTTTTGCTTGTGTCAATATGTCAAAGATCTTCTTGTGGTGAAGTTTTTATGATTGGCTCCTTGCAGTCGCCTATCCTAAAAATTCCCACTGTAGTGGAGAATAACGGATTCGAACCGTTGACCCCCTGCTTGCAAAGCAGGTGCTCTAGCCAACTGAGCTAATCCCCCAATTGAGATATTATATAAGAATGTAGTCCCAGGCAGATTTGAACTGCCGACCTCCACATTATCAGTGTGGCGCTCTAACCAACTGAGCTATAGGACTGTGTTGGTAAAGAGTAGCATCTCTGCCGAACATTCTCTATCTCTTATTTAATTAAACAGATGGTGCGTACAAGAAGAGAAGCGAACTTTTAAGTCATGTTCCTAAATCTTCATAGGAAATTCGTCTCTCCAGAAAGGAGGTGTTCCAGCCGCACCTTCCGGTACGGCTACCTTGTTACGACTTAGCCCCAATTACCAGTTTCGCCCTAGGCCGCTCCTTACGGTCACGGACTTTAGGCGCCCCCGGCTTTCATGGCTTGACGGGCGGTGTGTACAAGGCCCGGGAACGTATTCACCGCGCCATGGCTGATGCGCGATTACTAGCGAATCCAGCTTCGTGGGGTCGGGTTGCAGACCCCAGTCCGAACTGAGACAGGCTTTAAGGATTTGATCGTACTTGCGTACGACCGTCTCTCTGTACCTGCCATTGTAACACGTGTGTAGCCCCGGACGTAAGGGCCGTGCTGATTTGACGTCATCCCCACCTTCCTCACACCTTACGGTGGCAGTGTCCCCAGAGTGCCCAGCTTCACCTGATGGCAACTAAGGAGAGGGGTTGCGCTCGTTATGGCACTTAAGCCGACACCTCACGGCACGAGCTGACGACAACCATGCAGCACCTTCACAGAGGCCCCGAAGGGCGTCATTGTCTCCAAATCCTTCCTCTGCAATTCAAGCCCGGGTAAGGTTCCTCGCGTATCATCGAATTAAACCACATGTTCCTCCGCTTGTGCGGGCCCCCGTCAATTCCTTTGAGTTTCACCGTTGCCGGCGTACTCCCCAGGTGGGATGCTTAATGCTTTCGCTTGGCCGCTGACCTATTCAGACCAACAGCGGGCATCCATCGTTTACCGTGCGGACTACCAGGGTATCTAATCCTGTTCGATACCCGCACTTTCGAGCTTCAGCGTCAGTTGCGCTCCAGTGAGCTGCCTTCGCAATCGGAGTTCTTCGTGATATCTAAGCATTTCACCGCTACACCACGAATTCCGCCCACTTTGTGCGTACTCAAGGAAACCAGTTCGCGCTGCAGTGCAGACGTTGAGCGTCTACATTTCACAACACGCTTAATCTCCGGCCTACGCTCCCTTTAAACCCAATAAATCCGGATAACGCCCGGACCTTCCGTATTACCGCGGCTGCTGGCACGGAATTAGCCGGTCCTTATTCATAAGGTACATGCAAAAAGTCTCACGAGACTCACTTTATTCCCTTATAAAAGCAGTTTACAACCCATAGGGCCGTCATCCTGCACGCTACTTGGCTGGTTCAGACTCTCGTCCATTGACCAATATTCCTCACTGCTGCCTCCCGTAGGAGTTTGGACCGTGTCTCAGTTCCAATGTGGGGGACCTTCCTCTCAGAACCCCTACTGATCGTCGCCTTGGTGGGCCGTTACCCCGCCAACAAGCTAATCAGACGCATCCCCATCCATCACCGATAAATCTTTAATCTCCTTCAGATGTCTTCTAGAGATATCATTGGGTATTAGTCTTACTTTCGCAAGGTTATCCCCAAGTGATGGGCAGGTTGGATACGCGTTACTCACCCGTGCGCCGGTCGACGCCCATCAAAAGCAAGCTTTCGATGTCGTTTCCCCTCGACTTGCATGTGTTAAGCCTGTAGCTAGCGTTCATCCTGAGCCAGGATCAAACTCTCCATTGTAAAATATCATTTCTACCTAGCCTTGCGGCTTGGTTTGTTTGTTGTCTGTACTTAGGACGAATATCCTTTTCGTTTATTGAAGCTTAGTAAACCTGACTTGTCAATTGCTTGACGGTTCGTTTCTTTTACCCAGTCAACTTTCTTATTTCTAAGAAGTTAACCGCTTCTTGTACTACTTGTCTGTTTATGTAAAATCTTTCAAAGAACTCTTTCTTTATTGCTATGAGTAATGCTTGATTTCTCAAAAGCGAGTGCAAAAGTACTAACAAATTTCCATTCCACCAAATATTTCTAAGAAAAAGTTTGTTTTTACCCTATTATTTAACACTTGTAAACAGTAAATTGGTATTTTGAAGCTATTTTCGCCTATTTTAGCGAAAAGACAAGGAATACCATTTAATGCGGAAAAGAATCACTTTTATGTTAAGATTAAGCAAAAGTCAAGAAAGATGAAACTGTAACAAACATTCGCGCGTGCGCACAGGAACATTATATTTATTATCTCAAAGATATGCAGAAGAACAGGGCACCCATAGAGAGAACAAACGACAACCAAAACGTACTAAGCAGAGTTTTAAGACAGAATTGACATATATCAGCACAAAGTGCTATACATTTCACTTAATGTCCGTTAACACACAAGAAATCGATGAGTTAAAGGGGCTGAAAGGCTTAAAAAAGTAAAAGCCTACATAAAACAGACATTTTAACAGCAAAAAAGCGACGAGTTTGCGAAAAAAAATATGCCTTTACACCGTATATATACATTATATTAAAGAAATTAAGAGAATTAAATATCTAAGAATGAAATAAAAAAGAGTCAATGCGTGTCCTCAATGCAATGCTACTCAAAGCTACGTTGTCACAGGCGCGAATGGCTTATTTATAGAGTTTGACAACATAAGTTTAATAAATCTGGCTGGGACTAACAAGAACATTGCCCAGCTCATTGCTCAGCAGGCTAAAGATGTAGAGGAGCTTACTAGAAAGTTAGAAGCTATTAAGTCTTGCAGCTGTACAGATGAAAAGACTAAGCAGTTGATTGAGAATCAGATTAAGACAAACCAAAACATCATCCAGGAATTAAAGAGACAGTTGACAAACAACATTACTAATGATGTAGATGTTCAAAATGCGATTTTCAACTTAACTAAAGGCAGTATTGAGGAAGGTCAATTGAACGAGACCATCAAAAAGCTTATATTGGGTGAATACCAGGATTTTAATATCGCCATTCTCAATTCACGGGCTTATAAGGATGTCCTAGATAAAATCGCAAGTAACAATAAAGAGTTGTCTGACAGCGTAGCTAAAATCTGGGGTACTCTTTATGACAACAAAGAGACTGGTACTGTTGGCATCACCTCTAAGGTAGACCAGTTAGTAAAGGACATGACCTATACAAAGGCATTAGCTATAAACAACTCTGTACGTATTGACACTCTGAGTGATCGCTTGTACAAAGAGATTACCAATGCAACTATAGAGGTTAGCAAAAAGATTCTTGAGAAATTAAAGCACCCTAAGTCAACGAACTTGCAGCTTGGCGACATTGCATCTACTCTCAACAGTACATTCAACAACCGTTTAACCATGTATGCTGTAGAGGCATCCTGGTCACAACGTGGTACAGACGGCAAGTTGGTTAATAAGAAAGTAACTTCAAAGTATGAATTGGCAGCAACACCATTAAATCCATTGTCATTCATATTCTTGGAGAATGGCATCAATGCTGACCTCCCTACGATTCCTACATTGCAGTCTAAGATTAACTTTAATAACTACAAGTTTACTTGGACTCCTATTGAGCATATGGGAAATATCAAGACGAAAGTTACTCTCGAAGGTATTCCTGATGTAGATAACATTAAAATCAATGGTAATGTATGGGTTCCAAAGCCTGAAGTTGGCGTAACAATTATTGGTAAGGATAAGATTACAGGTACACTCAGCAGGGTTAACAAGACTGTTATCTTCGACTTATCAAGCCTTGGTGCAAAAGCTGATGTAACAATCGGAAGTGTAAAGATTAACCATGAAGATGTACAGGTAAAAGTAGGAAAGACTACAGGTACATACGATGTTACCAGCCCTATGGATGAGTTCAACAAGATTATCGACAACATTAACAATCAGGTTGGTAACATAATTGGCAATGTTAATGGAATAGTTGACAAGGTTAACAAATTCTCTGATGCTATCGATGGTCAGTTAATCAATCGCATTAACGCTTACATCAATAAGTTCGAGAACTTACTGACAAAGGCTAACTCTTTACTCCAGCCAGCAATGTTCTATACCACTAATAGTGGCAGTTGGGGTCAGTTGGCACGCGTTGAAGAGGGTGCATCTCACCTGAAGTTGAATGGTGGACAGGCTTCTACCGTATTCGTTGCATCTTCTTACTCTGCAGAATTGCTAGCTCCTGCTTACTTAAAGGAGATTTCTGTTGATGGTGGTGCAACTTTGACTGCTGCAGGACAGAGTGGAAGTAAGGTTGTATTGAAAAGTGGCCAGTATAAGGTTGGTTTCAATGCAACAAAGGCAGGAGTTTATACTATTAAATATAGTGCCGTAGACTACTTTGGTAATACAGTTACCAAGGAGTTCTTCGTTAAGGTAGTAGATTAATTTAAGAAACAATTGTTAGTGACAATTTTGATTGTCACTAACAATCTTAAAAAGAATTTTAATAAAGAATTATATTATGAAAATTAAGAGTATATTACTATCAAGTTTATTGGCATTGGGTTGCACAGCAGCTTCTGCTCAAGAAGAAGCTAAGACAGTAAACGTCTTCAACCCTCACGGCTTCGTGTTGTTAACTTCGGTGTATTTGGTGGTATTGGTGCCAACATCGCTTAGAACAATAATGAAGCAACAACAGCACAGGACAACATGAATAAAGCATACAACAGCATGCTCAACTCCGCATATGGTGACAAAGTTAATGATGCTAACAAGATTGCTAAAGCAGAATCAGGCTTGGCTTACCTTTGGACTGATTCAAAAGTTCGCCTTGCTGCCCGTGTTGGAGCTAATGTTGATTTCCGTGTCAGCGACCGCGTAAGCTTGGGTCTTGAGGTTTCTGCTAACACATTGAGCGACCATTACAACTCAAAGAAGGCTGGCAACCCAGACTGGTACTTCAACGCATTGGTAGGTTCAAAGATTGCTTTGGGCAAGACACACACCACCAAGACCATTCCAGCTCCAAAGCCAGTAGAAAAGATTATTGAGCGCGTAATTGAGAAGCAGATTGTTCCAGCTCCAGTAGAGACCAAGAAGGAAGTTGCGCAGAAGAGTTCCGTCGTGATATCTTCTTCACCATCGGTAACTCTGTTATTGCACAGTCACAGGCATCAAAGATTACTGAGATTGTCAACTACATGAAGGAAAATCCAGATGCTAAGATTACTCTTACCGGTTATGCTGACAAGGGTACCGGTTCTGACGCAATCAACGACAAGGTAGCAGCTCGCCGTGCTCAGACAGTTTACAATGCACTTGCAGCTAAGGGTGTTGCCAAGAGCCGCATGATTAAGAAGTCTGCCGGTTCACGCGTTCAGCCATACTCAGAGAACGGAATGAACCGTGTTACAATTTGTATTGCAAAGTAATTTGAAATATAAGAAATAGAAAACACATCAATATTAATAAAAGATAACCGGTTTTCATACTTATCTAATTTATTGTGATAATACATGAGAATCGGTTATTTTTATATTTATAACAGACATAATGAAAAAGATTACACTTTTTTGCTCCTTGCTTGCATGCATGTGGGTACTATGCATGCACAGTTAAAAGGCGATGGTTTCTATCGTATTCAAAATGTAAAGACTGGCAGATACATGACACTTGCTGACCGTCATAGTCGTGGAGCCAATGCACATACCACCACAGTTGATGCAGGAGCTCTCGCTACCAGAAAGAAATGGAGTGATATCGAATCTGATCCAGGTTCAATATTTTACATCAAAAAGGTAAATGGTTCGGAATACAATATTATTTCACAGGGTATAGATATGTACCAACATATTAAATACTATGTACGTATAGATACCGATAATAACGGAGCATCTTATAAATTCTGGGAAACAGATAAAGGCACAAGACTTTATTTGAGCGACGAAAATGTAAGTAACGAAGGTGCTGATAACAGTTACGTAAAAACAAGAGGTGAAGATACCCGTCAATGGAAAATTATACCGCTTAATAATTCCGGAAGCAACTATATTGGCGTTACCCCTCTAGTGAAAGCAAATAATGGCAAATACCATGCTACCTATCTGACTGGATTCCC includes these proteins:
- a CDS encoding DUF5011 domain-containing protein, whose protein sequence is MIENQIKTNQNIIQELKRQLTNNITNDVDVQNAIFNLTKGSIEEGQLNETIKKLILGEYQDFNIAILNSRAYKDVLDKIASNNKELSDSVAKIWGTLYDNKETGTVGITSKVDQLVKDMTYTKALAINNSVRIDTLSDRLYKEITNATIEVSKKILEKLKHPKSTNLQLGDIASTLNSTFNNRLTMYAVEASWSQRGTDGKLVNKKVTSKYELAATPLNPLSFIFLENGINADLPTIPTLQSKINFNNYKFTWTPIEHMGNIKTKVTLEGIPDVDNIKINGNVWVPKPEVGVTIIGKDKITGTLSRVNKTVIFDLSSLGAKADVTIGSVKINHEDVQVKVGKTTGTYDVTSPMDEFNKIIDNINNQVGNIIGNVNGIVDKVNKFSDAIDGQLINRINAYINKFENLLTKANSLLQPAMFYTTNSGSWGQLARVEEGASHLKLNGGQASTVFVASSYSAELLAPAYLKEISVDGGATLTAAGQSGSKVVLKSGQYKVGFNATKAGVYTIKYSAVDYFGNTVTKEFFVKVVD
- a CDS encoding sensor histidine kinase, coding for MIWTDRIRQVKIFLVIAAVFIAVASLVVSHFLVRDLAEEERNRMAVWAEAMRTLNNADENTDLNLVLKVINENNSIPVIVMDSENHAQTFRNVDVEGKVYADSLAYASAIGQRLLKQGKNIKIELDDSTHDYIQVCYDESLMIRRLSAYPYIQLGVVMLFVVIAIFALLTSKRAEQNKVWVGLSKETAHQLGTPISSLMAWIEILKMNYPDDELIPEMNKDIQRLQLIADRFSKIGALPEPVPASLNEVMNHVIDYMDRRTSKNVKMVKEIPEQDVIVKMNASLFEWVIENLSKNAVDAMGANGGQITLHVEEIDDKAIIEVSDTGNGIRKKDLKNVFRPGFTTKKRGWGLGLSLAKRIVEEYHHGKIWVKSTEIGHGTTFRIELKKE
- a CDS encoding OmpA family protein, with amino-acid sequence MVNYMKENPDAKITLTGYADKGTGSDAINDKVAARRAQTVYNALAAKGVAKSRMIKKSAGSRVQPYSENGMNRVTICIAK